CCTATATGCCTCCCTGTGGTTAATTCTTCTCATTCGCCAGAAATTCCTACATAACATCCTATTTTCCCTCCCATTCCTCCTTCTAGTCATAAATTTAAGTTTGCAATCCTGCGAAGTTTGTAgttgttttaaataataataataataataataataataataataataataataataataataattttttgaggttcaaaataataagaatgttaaaagttcgtgtataatttataaatactttaaaaaagctttcgaacccttctctgggttcatcttcatcttggactgaagatgaaccaagagaagggttcgaaagcttttgtaaagtgTTTATAGATTATACACGAACgtttcacatttttattattgtttaccctTTAGAGCtttgtatatactctcgtgatagagaggttttaccaacaataataataataacaacatatttcgtgtattttttcaatttttatttcaccCACAATACAATTCATCCTGTGCTATTCCGGTATTCTTTGAGCTTCAAAGCTGATACGCAGATAGATTActctttaaaatattttgatattacatttcccttttgatcagaaaaaaaagattcacGAATCACTTTGAACCCCGTCATCATCAAGACCCAAAATGCAACGACgaggaaacaaataataaaaacgtaATTCATTCCTGCCAAGGAAATAATACAACTTGGAAATCCCTCAAATCCTCCCACAAGGGCGAAGAGCAAAGTACAACATTTAAAACACGAAAAAAAGGGAGTTTTGACTTTCATGCATAAAGCAAAGGTCGCCAGAGGAGTTGATGCCAATGAATACAAAAGTTCTTGATAAGTATCGCGCACCAGTTAGGCGTCGCTCGTGTTCTGAAAGCAAAAATCTCTGGAAGAATGACGTCAgtgataagtgtgtgtgtgtgttcgactTTCGAGGATGGATGACTGAGGGGGCTGAAGTTCATTGATATGCAATTATCACTGATAACGTAAATAAAATGCGTCACAAACTTGCTCAACGCTGAGACAAAATCAGATGGATATGTTACCTCCAACTGAAGATGCAAAACCAGTTTTCCCTTGCTCCCATTAGCACTTTAAAATAATACTGATTCGTTGTTCTATGTTCCTACTAGTTtaacaattacaatatatatatatatatatatatatatatatatatatatatatatatatatatacatgactggtaaaaatgttctcttacaacagagttccatctaataaaaggagcccataaaagcgtcaagatatagaaagtaagtactatatttcagagacagctagctgtctctctcttcaggtaagtaatgaaatatagtactaactttatatattttagcgtttttatgggctccttatattatatatatatatatatatatatatatatatatatatatatatatatatacatatgtatatatatagtatatatatatattatgtgtgtgtgtttgggtaagcagaaatacacacacacacatatatatacatatatataaagtatgaatgtatatatgtgatagtaAGTTAGCACTTACATTAGCAAAAGAACTCTCCAAGCGGATGCACACAGTAGGACTAGCCTCCGTTGAATAAAAACCTATTACGTATGATCTGTACACATCTGCTTTGCATAACGACCTCGGGTACTTCATTTGATTACATAAACCTGTTTGAATCTTACATAAGAAGGTTGGTTGTCTTCTACGGCCGCTTGCGTAAGAAAGGGAAGAGCCAGGCAGGCTTTGGCTTTTCCTTATTCGTCTAACAGGCGCTGGCTGCTTGAATAATGGTGCACATATTAATTTCACTTACATATTAGTAAGAAGGAATCCGGGATAActggtttctttgtttgtatggcgtttttacgtcgcatggacctagtggttattcagcaacgggaccaacggcttgacgtgacttccgaaccgcgtcgagagtaaacttctaatcaccagaaatacacatctctcacccctcagtggaatgcccgagaatcgaactcgcagccaccaaggtggcaggccaagaccataccgatcacttcACTGGGGCGCGATAACATTCGTGCTTCAAAACCTCATGACTCagtacataagttttttttttttttttttttttttttttttttttttttttttttttttttttttttttttttttttttttttttgtagcagacTCTTAGGATATGGGACCACAAACACCATACTCACAGGTACTTGGAGATTTTCACACCACGTTCCGTTGTATGGGGCATGATCGAATGGTAGTTGAGGTCCCTCTTCCAAAGCAAACGCCATCACACTCCGGCCTAATCAAGGTCTTTGGAGAAGCTGAAATCATGACAACTCAAGATTCAGCTGAGGCTGTCGCCAAATTGGCACTTCAAAAgatcaagtgaagatgcaatgcatgcATTACTAACCCTGATGCTACATATTATCCTTGCATTTCAATCCAATTCTATCTTTtagttaatttcattttctttttaataagggaGATCTCTTCTGTAGCCACCCCTTTTTCAGGACGGAAAATGAGTAAATTTTAAACGATAAGCATTTTTCTCTTCGGATGGCTCCAGAAGGTTATAACCTTAACCTTCAAATTCTCAGCAGGTAGTTTTAGATGAGGTTCCCAACCCCATGTCCATCACCCCCTGGACTGAGAACCCTCACAGCTGACTGGCTACCACCACCGGGTGCGTAATGAAGTTAATAGAgccacaatgcatttttcgggaAACGGGCCGAAATAATTTCAAGAAATTCGCatgattttaaatataaatgagtGTTCATCTATTTAAACGCTTTGCAGAGAGACATAATCCTACTAATTAAGCGTCATTCAACAGGGCATCACTATGGTAACAAATATAACTACCAGTCCTTACAATAATTGGGAGCAAATGAAGGGCATGAAAGACGCCATATGGGCAGCAAATAATTCCTGATAACAGAAAAATTCTCCAAGGTTATCATGTCCACGTGTTATCTGCATTGCGCAATTAGCTCAAACCCAATTTCCTCCATAACCTCTTGCGAATCTTTTAAACAAGTTCTATTCAATCGtgtggtttattttttgtataggtGCTTCTATTGTCTTCGTTGCGATGCGTTCATCGTTAACATATTATTTTCCCATTTACAGGCATTTTATTTATCtgtcctcttcttttcttttattcccaAAATGTTCAGGTTTTCTCTGAGATTCGGGAACCGCTAAATCGTTTATAACTCCGGCAATTCGTAGCCTTTTAAGACTTGGCCATCTCACTAACAAGCACAAAGTAAGACTACACACTGAaattcaaagaagaagaagaagatgaagaagaagaagataggtaaatatttcacattatgacactttattttaatgaatctccccaaataaagtttgttcattaaAATGCACTTTTGCCAACGGCTGGTGGACCCAGGTTCACGCACAGTCATAAATATAAGTTTTACTGCTGGCCTCTGAACTTCTACAGATATTACTTCGGATATTACTCTCGAGAGGTCTTAAGCTATAAAACCATCTTTACTTTCTCGGGCTTCACTGCACGATCTGGGCTTTCTTTCCAATTCCGTCAATACCCAGAACCTCATTCCAGTCAAGTTCAGGATGCAAGATTTCTCTAACACTTCTGTATTCTCTAACAAATTAGCACCAGACAGAATTATGCTGAGGAAGGCGTAGTAGGGATGACAGCCTCACCCCATAGAAACTTGCAGTCGATTGGTAGAAAAGCCACTGGCGCCTTTAGCCTTTGCTCCAACCTTTTCTTTTAGCTAACTCTTGAAAGGTACCGAAATTAACACGTGAGGAAGTACGTGGGAATGTTCAGAGGCGTAAACAACAAACAAGACGATGAATCTTATTGGTAAACATAAACATGGTACATAAGCAAGAAATATACGGCGTAGTAAGATGGTGGACATTAGTAACGGGTTACTACTGTTACTgagaacaataataatgattattttcactctatcattcattaaaattactgCCTATCTTCACGAGTTAAAATGAAACTACCATCGAAGGCTTTTAATCTAaatggaaaattctctctctctctctctctctctctctctctcagttcgtaTTAGTAATTCTCAATTTTTCCTAATTTTGAAGTCCCGGaaacaattttttcatatatattcctctctctctctctctgtatggattCTATGTCTTTACATTTCACTGACTCGTAGAAGGTAGGAGAACAGGACCAATCATACAAATAACCGGGAAAAACGCTttaagcacattctctctctctctctctctctctctctctttctgccctTACGAGCTACCTGAACAAAAACCTGCATACCCCGCCCGCAACCCAAGGCCGCAGCGCTTCCCAAGATGTAGAGGATGTAGTAGATTCAAAGGGTAAAACTCCCAAAGGGCTTGACGAACTCAATCTTAAAAGCACCAGAAACGTGTTTCTGTTTCATGACGTCCGTAGGCTAAAAACCGTTTCCCCAACCACCTTCAGGAACGGGCATTTCTTGAGAGTGAAAGTAGactttaattcttatttattatgaAGTAAACGTGCTTATGCTCCTCTGTTATATATGGTTTTATTAACCGACGTAAAGCTGGTTTTTATTTACATGCAGGAGCAATCAATGTACGAATGTGCATTGCAGTATAATACAtacaattattaatttcagctcaTTTAGTGTTTTCATTGGGGTTGAACATCCCGTGAAACTGTTGGTATTATCTGTCAAAAAGCTTACACAATAcaaaattctgtgtgtgtgtgtgtgcattccttATCACATTCTAAATGTAACGTTACtgttaaaatgtcatttttttcttctttttcctccccCTTTCGGCTCCCCAGGACCTTGGACAACAAACCCGTCTCGTGAGGCGGCTGGACGCTGGTTAGAGACAGCCAATGAGAAGAACGCATTTCAGGGGCTTGGCTTACTACTTAGCCAATCCACGTCGTCGATCAGATAATGCCTAACGTACGAAAAACTACCTGACCTTATTCTACAATAATTTGCTGCTCTTTGTATACGTATCTAAAGCAAACCAAGGCCTACTCCAAAACTAATCTATTTGGTCTTTCAAGGAGTTTTTTTTAACTAGTTCCTGTTTATCGAGGTTGAGTTGAAAGTCCCTTTCCCGACCCCCACCACCTTTATCAGCAAGACGTAGATTCTCAGATGACGTCAAAGAGACGCCGAATCTCCATGTATAAAAGAGTGCATCGCGAACAGACATGGCATGACTCAAGCGTTATCCATTACACGAGGAACCGAGCGGACTGACTTCCATAGCTAGAACTACACAAGAGACAGAGGAAACTACTTCAGCCCACACAATGGTGCTCAGCGAGAGAAGCAGTATTCACGACAGCGTGAAAACCTTAGGGTAAGGCAGCTTCATTTTTCTGTTAATTaatgtatacattcatatatataatgaattcacATTGTCTTAGTTTGGTTAGTCTAATGCCCATACATGTTCTTGCCCCTGGGCCAaccttttaaaaattactttgctCAAGATTTTCACTAAACGACACCGACCCTGAATGAAACCAATTCAAATAAAGTGTATCAAAAGCTACATAATTTATTGGGCAAAAGGTAAAAAGCAAAATCCCATTATCATTCTTTCATCTGTCGCCACAGCAACAAAAGTCAAGGACGCCAGCATAAAAAATGTACACAAATAACTTGATCAGGATAACGTAATAACCACTTCAAGTTCCACTGATAAGAATGATTACATCACTTCAAAACTAACAATGTACAATTAGTGTTGACATAAACCAAAATGCACACTGTGCACACCACCACAAAGACAATGAAATGAACAGTTAACCCAAGGTACCCTCTCAAAGACTTGTATGACTTATAAAAGTAGTCTGCATAGAAGCAAGTATATGAAGAGTAGCAGAAACAGCATGAAGTCCTAGAAATGGATGCAAATTTAGAGGTTCATCGCCATCCTCATCCAGAATCTTAATGCAAAGAATCATGTCAGTATACTTTGATTTTCTGTGTAACAGCAATAACCAGCAGGCACTGAACTCCACATTGCGATAAACTGTCATTGAGCCAAGGACCAGCCACCCTAGCCCATGACCCCCTAAATAGGCACATTGGTCGTAGTTATGGGTTAGTACGAAATGCGACTGTTTGGATATAGGAGGCAGGGCCAATACATGGACTAAAGGCAACCATTCGACAGACATTAGATGAAGGGAAAGGAGCATACCCAATAACACCAAGCTGTCATGGATTCATATGCCAATAGCCTAGTGGTTTGATAGATAAGATAAAATTCATATGACTCGATATGAACCAACCTTATAAAACAATGccattatttatatttcagaatAAACAGCATAATTACGGAATCTCTAGATGGAGTGGGGAAATCTTCAGAGTCTGAATCAAGGGCCCTCGCTAACAGAAATGCAAAGCTCACCAACCTTAAACCAAAGGTAAGTTCCTTtactcaaaaatatataattaagatatgaGTAAATCTTAACAAtgacatttatataataaaacaaaaacttcatgCTGGAATTTTTCCAGTAAATGCAGCCCATTCATCAACACTCAAATATTCTCTCCAGGTTCGGAAATTCATCGAAGACAGCGCTCGTCTTTGCCAACCATCCGACATCTACATTTGCGATGGGAGTGAACGAGAGTTGAGAAATCTCATCAACATCATGCAACAGGCTGGAATGATTGAACCTTTGCCCAAATATGATAACTGTTGGCTTGCCTGCACTGACCCCGGAGATGTGGCACGTGTAGAGAGCAAAACATTCATTGTTACCAAAGAACGTCGTGATACCGTCCCTACGACTAAGGAGGGTGTTAAAGGCCTTCTGGGCAACTGGATGTCACCTGAAGATCTTAAGAAAGCTATTCAAGAAAGATTTCCTGGGTGCATGGCTGGAAGAACCATGTATGTTGTGCCATATTCCATGGGGCCGGTAGGCTCCCCCCTGTCAAAAATTGGTGTTGAATTAACTGATTCTCCGTACGTAGTTGCTTCCATGCGCACAATGACAAGGATGGGTAAAGCTGTTTTGGATACACTTGGGGATGAGGATTTTGTCAGATGTCTCCATTCAGTAGGGTGCCCCCTTCCACTGAAGAAAAACCTTACAAATAATTGGCCATGTGATCCAGAGCGCACAATAGTAACCCATGTTCCCGAGACAAAGGAGATCATTTCATTTGGCTCAGGCTATGGTGGAAATTCCCTCTTAGGCAAGAAATGCTTTGCTCTCAGAATTGGTTCTACAATTGCAAAGAAGGAAGGCTGGTTAGCTGAGCACATGCTTATTCTAGGTATCACAAACCCCAAAGGAGTAAAGAAGTACATTGCAGCAGCTTTCCCTTCTGCCTGTGGCAAGACCAACCTGGCCATGATGACACCTTCCCTACCTGGATACAAAGTAGAATGTGTAGGTGATGATATTGCATGGATGAAATTTGATGAAGATGGAATCTTAAGAGCAATCAACCCAGAAAATGGCTTCTTTGGAGTAGCTCCAGGCACATCAACGCACACAAACCCTGTGGCAATGAAGACTGTTCTTTCCAACACAATTTTCACTAACGTTGCAAAAACCAGTGATGGAGGAGTCTTCTGGGAAGGCTTAGAGAAAGAAATTCCTAAAAATGTAACCATCACTTCCTGGTTAGGGGATACAAACTGGACTAAAGATTCAGGAAAACCTGCAGCACATCCTAACTCAAGATTCTGCACCCCTGCTGGTCAGTGCTCTATTATTGATCCAGCGTGGGAAGACCCAAAAGGCGTACCAATATCAGCCATTCTTTTTGGTGGACGACGCCCTGAAGGAGTACCCCTTATTTATGAAGCCTTCAACTGGAGACATGGAGTATTGGTAGGAGCAGCTATGAGATCAGAGGCCACGGCAGCCGCTGAACACAAGGGAAAGGTTATCATGAATGACCCATTCGCCATGAGACCTTTCTTTGGGTACAACTTCGGCCATTACTTGCAACACTGGTTAAGTATGGAAGGCCGCACCACTAAACCTCTTCCCAAAATTTTTCACGTCAACTGGTTCCGGAAAGATGAGAAGGGTCACTTTATCTGGCCCGGATTTGGTGAGAATGTACGTGTTCTCGACTGGATTCTTCAGCGCATTGACGGAGATGGCGCGGCAGAGGAAAGTGCTGTAGGATATATTCCAAAACCTTCTTCTATGAACATGGTAGGACTAGAAAGCGAGAACATTGACATGGATGAACTCTTCAGGATTCCTAAGGACTTCTGGCAACAAGAAGTCAGGGACATAGCTAGGTACTTCTCTGAGCAAGTTGGAGATGACCTGCctaatgagataacagaggaactGAAGAACCTGGATAAACGTGTGGAGAAGCTGTAGGTCTGAAATGTTTGCCCCCCTGTTTATGGGGCAAAGTCACTTCTACTCTTGTCATATACTATCTCTGGTTATTTATTACTCCATTATGAATTCTTCACATTACCTCTAATTCACAttgaatcatatttatatatcattaaaaatcACCTACTTCATGTCTAAGTTGAGGAATATGTGCTGGTGCATTTATTTGACTAAAACACTGATATAGACTTTACTGTCataaattattcaataattaatACATCtgagcttatttatttatttaagtatttaatgcttattcataaaatattttcatttgcattaaacCTTTATTTGCTTCAAGTCCATGTACTGATTTCACTGCAACCCTGATGTATAGGCTttactgtgtaaaaaaaaatgtcaattgttGGAACatcagaatttttaaaatttatttattaaagtatttactgctctttcataaaatatattttcatttacattaaacTTCATTTGTTTTGACATGAGATAACACAAATGTGTACTATTCCATGCCAGTAAAATATTCCCACCAGTTTTGACAGCGAATCGCAATCAGGATGCCATACTGGCTGCCACACAAACTTTCTTTACCTTAGTCACACTGTCATACTAAGTATGTTTGAGTATAAATGGGTACCTGGTGTTCTGATACACCTGTAActtaaaataagaaagaaaaattggtAACACCCAAAGTTTATTGAAACAGTGCATTTAAATTAGCCAATGGTAGGGGAGTGGGTAAACCAGCCCAACTCTGTGtcagtcccaagcccggataaacaGTAAGGGCTTGAGTCAGTAACAGCATCTTGCCGTGAAACATTCAAGATGAAAAAACAGCTGGACGAGGCTCATTTAAAAACAGCGATCCTGGCTAGGGATTAAGATGAGAAGGAGAACTGAAGGAGTAGTATATATATGCGGACTTTCTATATTCAATTGCCAGTGAACTGTTCATGAATGTGTTTCTGAAATCCTTACGGTTCCACTCAGTCCCTGACTACTTAAGCAGTGATAATCgaataaaatatgaaacttttCTTAGAAAACTCTACAAACATTTTCTAAGCCTTCCCTCACAATCAGTTTGGCATTCTTGTTATGCTTAATTTACAAAATGGCATGACTGCATATCCTAACAAGTATCATTAGTCATTCCAATATTAGGTGGATAATGACACTTCGTACAGAACATATTCAActggggtgagggtggggggggggggaacaagaCAGGAGTACAAAGTAGTGTCATAATTGGGCTTTCTAAACAAGCCCCGAAACTTTATAAAAATTCTAGTCAGACAGATAACTAGGTTCCGGTCTCTTGACATTTTGTCGTTGAACAATGTTTGAGACTTgacttatgtatgtatttatatataaatataaatatatatatatatatatgtatatgtataaatatatatatacacacacatatatatatatatatatatatatatatatatatatatacatacacttagcaaagcaaaagtgatccaatagcaataacaacaataaaaataagaaacgaaATGCAATCTAAGACTACGTCATTTCGACCTCATCCCATCTCTCAAAAATTTTGTTGGTCACAAAACACGGCTAATACAAGGTATAGCTACACTATTTAACAACTAAGACGAAGAACGACGTGGAATGTaaaccttacaaaatttcctgacCTTCCAGAAGAGTAATGAAACCATACTATaagtacttataaatatataaataatcctaCAGTAGGAATATGAACGCTTCCGGCACCGGAACTTGTCTAGTCAGCAGTGCATCGtgctatatataaacaatatgaaGACGCAGCATTAACACCGACCAGGCCACAACTTAGAACGTCTTTTCCTTCAACTCGAAAAATCAGTGCCCCGTACGTGCCTACCCTCTGCCCGCTTAGAAAGCACGTTCACCTCcctctcaataaaaaaatactcttaTTAGCATGAGTAGCGAAATAGAGAAACGAATCCACAGCTACGTATACGTAGTACATATATTTCAAGATagatctgtacagaaagctttcgggaaactgttcgattcatcttttcaagagattgaAGAGGTGAATcgagagctttctgtacagatttatcttgaaatatatgtatatagtatacaaagCTGCGGATTCGTTTCTCCAAAGACGACATTGTAAATCACTGATCTACACTGATTCAAACACATACAAACTCACATAGCCTATATTATTAGATTTCCTTCAAGTAACTGGTTCTCTAAACATGTTAGATACATTTCTGCCTGAACTGCATGGGCACCTTTTTAGGGAAATGCCCGCGGTAAGGGGAGCTTTCGGGCACTTTTTTGGGGGAGGGAAATCCTGCCTTTGGTTGGTAAATAACCCGAAAACTCTGGGTTTCTAAGAACTGACGTAGTTTCATCATAATCTCGCATTGGGATGGGATGGCCAGCTTTTGAAGGGAGGATGCATCATCTTGCTAAAGTTTCTtcgttattattaatgttaataaaagagtaattatctttatcattattgatggagtctaataaaaaaaatattattcacaaaGGAGTCTacggcaaaaaaaaacaaaaaaaaaaatatatatatatatatatattattaccactGATGAAAAAATCTgaagcaaaatattattatttattatttaggtagatgaaacctactcatggAACAAGggcacaggggccattgacttgaaattcaagcttccaaaaaaattattattgttgtttgtttgtttgtatggtgtttttacgttgcatggaaccagtggttattcagcaacaggaccaacggcttgacgtgacttccgaaccatgtcgagaattattattattattaatgaaactgTCTATgacgaaaaaaaattctatttgcaAGACACTTTTCAGTATTCTACCCTGACGTTACTGACGCAATTATCTTCCTTCatgttaatttttaatttcttgtaaAGCAAAGTGACACAATGCCACAGGAAATTAATAAGGAAAAGGGTGGAGTTTGACAGAATGCTGCACATTTTCCAAAGTTTTACTCTTGTCTGGCAGAAAATGACTGTCATTCCTGCAATCTGAAGTGAGGCAATGCACTGGGAGGAGAAGCTATGGAAAGGAGAGGGCcctgggagagagaggagaggggggagaggggggggaggggggtaaggGGGAGCGGTAGGTGCGGTTTCGGAAAGTAGTTGAAGGAGTATAGGAAATGATGGATGTAGGTGTGGGacgcaaaaaagaagaagaagaagaagaagaaagagaactgGGTCAAGGTGGGTAGCTTTTGAAGTTGCCTacttacacttttttttattattattattatttatcaaaataaacgaAGTTTCGTTCTTGCAAAGACGAAATTATGTCTACGCAGGCCACACTCTCCTAAAAAGTCATTGCTAAGCTAAACTAAGAAACTTTCGCTCCTTTTGCAAGTCCTCAAATTCAAAAACTCAACTTAGAAGAGTGACGAAGttgcataatttaaaaaatacactaCAAAACACAAACAGGATAACATGGATGACGTCAAAAAGGGTTAATCTGAAGTCAACAGCATTTCCGGTGTGTAAATACAGTCATTTCGAATCGAGCTTTTACGAGACAAAGACGCTTATTAAGGGGtccaaaatataagttttttttttttttttttctccaaaagcGTGTGGCTTCATTCGAAGACGGTTTTCTAAAACTGACAGAATCTCTGAGTGGAGGATCCGTCTGAACACCATAAAGACCAGTGTGCGAAACTTTCTGCGAAGTATGTGCTAATAGACATTGCTTAGTGCTAGTGTTACCCGAGTGACTCAAGTGATCGTTTTCGGTTAGAATATTTTGGCGACTTCGTCTCTTGAACTTCTGCGTATTTCTCGAACAAAATATTCAGCTGAGAAACCCAGTGCATTGCCTCTATCCCAAGACTACTCCGATATTTGGTGGTTCTGTGTAAATTCCTACCTGGCAGTTGATTAGTACCCAGGTGCGCCAAGTAATGGCAGAAACTTTGGTAGGTAttaatttaaaacattttatatatttgttttgttttagtcaCTGACGCCTAGCataattttcttctattttggAGTACAGTTATCTCCTACCTTTTTCTTTTTGAGCTACAATGGAACGTCAGCAATCTTTCAACTTGATGCCGATTGCAAAATGTATTTAGTAGTTGTTACGGGAACCatgaattgatttttaaaaaatgtaatatacgTGTAATAATGGCTTTGGAATCTCCTCCCAGCTTCAGGTTTCCCATAATTCCTATTATTATAATCTC
The nucleotide sequence above comes from Macrobrachium nipponense isolate FS-2020 chromosome 37, ASM1510439v2, whole genome shotgun sequence. Encoded proteins:
- the LOC135209235 gene encoding phosphoenolpyruvate carboxykinase, cytosolic [GTP]-like, with the protein product MVLSERSSIHDSVKTLGINSIITESLDGVGKSSESESRALANRNAKLTNLKPKVRKFIEDSARLCQPSDIYICDGSERELRNLINIMQQAGMIEPLPKYDNCWLACTDPGDVARVESKTFIVTKERRDTVPTTKEGVKGLLGNWMSPEDLKKAIQERFPGCMAGRTMYVVPYSMGPVGSPLSKIGVELTDSPYVVASMRTMTRMGKAVLDTLGDEDFVRCLHSVGCPLPLKKNLTNNWPCDPERTIVTHVPETKEIISFGSGYGGNSLLGKKCFALRIGSTIAKKEGWLAEHMLILGITNPKGVKKYIAAAFPSACGKTNLAMMTPSLPGYKVECVGDDIAWMKFDEDGILRAINPENGFFGVAPGTSTHTNPVAMKTVLSNTIFTNVAKTSDGGVFWEGLEKEIPKNVTITSWLGDTNWTKDSGKPAAHPNSRFCTPAGQCSIIDPAWEDPKGVPISAILFGGRRPEGVPLIYEAFNWRHGVLVGAAMRSEATAAAEHKGKVIMNDPFAMRPFFGYNFGHYLQHWLSMEGRTTKPLPKIFHVNWFRKDEKGHFIWPGFGENVRVLDWILQRIDGDGAAEESAVGYIPKPSSMNMVGLESENIDMDELFRIPKDFWQQEVRDIARYFSEQVGDDLPNEITEELKNLDKRVEKL